In the Candidatus Omnitrophota bacterium genome, TTCGTAGGTTTCCCGCTCGGCGAAAGGTTCGCCGGGAACGATAGCGGGGCCGAATAGAGTTGAATAACCAATGGCTTCCAGCCAGGAAAGAGCGGCGGATTCGACGGATGACTCGTCAAATTTCGAGGACATAGTAGAATCTCAAATGTAATTGCGGATCGCCTATGCAAAAAACCTTAAACCGCTTCGTATTGCAACGAGCGCAGATTGACGGCGGACGAACGTTTCGATAGATGGAGAATTTCTACGCCGACCACTTCGTTCTGTTCGTTGAAATCCAGGATAATCCCCGGCGATACTTCTTCCGAATCGATAATCTTGGATTCGTCAATTCGGAAATAGAGCGCATCCGTTTTCTCGTCGATTGTCAACCTCATAATTTCCCTCTCATTTTACGATCGTAATATACCGTGACGATGTTCGCCGGTTCCGCGTTTCGATTCAACACCACCCGCAAGGCGCGGTTTCCATATTCAGGCATCCGGCGCAATCGATGTTCCAATTCCGGATCATCCCGATCCGGTTCGATCCATTCGGGATCGTTTAACGCCCGCTCAACATATTCTAACGGTATTTCGCGTTCCTTTAATACCTTTTCAGCGTGTTTGGTTAGCGTGTATTTCATGGTCAATGGATAAATCTTTCCGCATCCTTTACCCTGAGTTCGCCGGAAAGGAGCTTGGGTAGAAGGGTATCGCGAAGGGCGGCGAGGGCGTGGGACTCGCTCTTCAAAGCGTCAACCTTCTCAAATAAGCTGTTCACTATACTGTGAAATCGGCTTAGCAATTTCGTGCCGGGGAAAGAAAAAAGTTGTGACTTTAGATCAGATTGTGTCAAAAGAGGCTGGGTCGATCCTCGGTTAAGTGATTTAAAGTCAACGCGCTCAAGGTTAAGATACAGAAACTCGAAAACTTCTTTATCCCTTGAAAGCAATACCAAAGTGTTGTCCGAAGGCCAGCATGGAGAAGTTATTCTAAATACTGAACCAAGGGTGCCGACTCGCCCAGTTAGCAAAATAGGTTTATTATATAGAGATTTTGGTACATAAGCAATTAGTCCATTACCGCCCCATAAGGGTATGGAAGCATCTGTAGTGGGGAGTGTATGTCTATTTTGGGGGCATTTCCCACTTGATATAACTGAGATGTCTTCGAATGTTGCTACCCGCCACCCCTTCGGAATCTCCCCCAGTTCCGAATCTTCGAACGAATCGGGGAAGAGATCGGCGATGTGCGGGGGGAGGCCGGAAACGCGGCCTTCAGCCTTGGCGCGCACGGGATCGAAATCCACAAACCAGGATTTGAAGATCGCCCGCGCCATCGCTTCCAGGGTTTCATTCATCCGCCGGTTCATCTCGATCTTGTCGTCGAGAGTTCCGAGAATATGAGCAATGGCGCGTTGTTCGGGGAGAGAGAGCACCGGAATCGGCAGACGTTCGAGAATTGGAATACGCAGATTGCTTACCGTCGAACCAGTACCTTCATTTACAAGAATTTCATGACGGACTTCGCGTGATTGCAATGCGTATAACAAGTATCTCCCGCTGCACTTATTGCCGTCAGGGCGAATTAGCACCATCCGTTGTCCAAGGCAGCAACGTAGTCCATCGGGAATTTCGCAAACTTCCCCCATAGGTGCTTCACGAGTGATTACCAAGTCGCCTTTTAGAGGCTTAGCGCGGCGGATTCGTTGTTGATAGTGTTCCTCATCCGTGAAACTCGAAGAACTCAAATCAAGTCTACCATTGCGAATGTTTTGATTTCTCAGAACGACTACACCAGAATCTGTCCAAGTAGGTGTAGAGTGTGGGCAATCTACGATCTTCTTGCATAATTCTTGAAGAGGGACTTTTGTTTTAGCAACATCAATCGCCATAGCTAGGTTCCTCCCAATTAGTGGATTTATATTCCGGCAAGATAATCCATTTCTTTCATGTTCCGCCAAATGGGGCATTGTTCCCAATTCTTTGGAAATCCCATACTAACGAGGGGAATATTTGGAAAATCTTTCAACAAGGAAAACATACGATTTGACCAATGGCTTTGGGGAGCAATTCGATTCAGACAATACTGACAGATAGTCAGAACAATAAAAATGCGATTGTTGGGTACTGGTTTAGAGAAATTCCATAATGGATTTTTATTGAGATAGGGTAGTTTTGGTTTGATTCCGAGTTCTCGATTCCACAATCTGCCATGATGAGCGCATATATTTCTTATTACATTAAGCGTTAACAACCATGAATCAAATACAGCATCAGGAACGCCGAAGAATTTTGAGATATCTTTTTGAATAGTGCAATCCATACCGCGAAAAAACGATAAAACGCTTCCAAATGTCATCACTTCCGTTGCCATCCATATTGGAAGAAACGTATGACTATCACCATATTTTTTATAAAAATGATCGACAAAAGTCTCACGGCTTCTATCAATCTCATCCTTTACTCGTTGAAGAAAAAGAGAGTATTTCTGAGTATCTAATTGGGGCATTGAATTTGGATCATCAGCATAACAAAATGCTCCATATCGATGAGCATGATGATACGCGATTTGAGTTCGAACGGCGATTTCAATCCTTTCAATCGCATCCATGATTAAAATCCGTAAATGACGATCGAACACATAGCGGTTCCACACTGTGTCAAACGTCAATCCAGATTTGAAGGAATCATCGGGATTTCGATACGGATACCAATACCCACTCAAGCGATAGTAATTAACGGATTGGAGGCGGTAAATCATAATCTCACGGTCGCCTTGCATACCCCGTGACAAAAGAAGATCGGCTTGTTTTTCGAAGGAAAGAGGAGGCTTAATATAAATCATGATAAACCTCATGAATGAGCCATAAAAAAGAAAAACCCACCGAAGTAGGCATACAAAGTAGAGGCCCGGCGGGTGTGCTAACCCTTATTAATAGCGGATGAACCGCAAAAATCAAGGGTAAATCGAAAGAAATGATTACTCTTTTCCATTGAGAATTATCACAAGCCATAGCCCAACTCCTTAAGATTCTTCCATATCGCTTTATCCAATCGGGCGGCTTCGGCGCATTGTTCCTTAAGCGTAGCCGTAAGGTGGGTCATCTTTTCTTCGAATGGTTCGCCGTCGTCTTCCACGGCTTCCGCTCCAACATATCGGCCAGGAGTTAAGATATAGCCATGCTGACGGATTTCATCCAACATAACCGATTTGCAGAAGCCGGGGATGTCCTCGTAAGGCGCGAGGCCACGCGCCCCAGAGTCTCCGCGCCAGGCGTGATAGGTGTTGGCGATTTTCTGGATATCCTCATCGGATAATTCGCGATGCACCCGGTCAATCAGGATTCCCAGCTTGCGGGCGTCAATGAATAACACATTGCCGCGCCGGTCTCGAAAGCGTCCATTCTTTTTGTTGCGGGCGATAAACCACAGGCAGACGGGAATTTGGGTGGAGTAGAAGAGTTGCCCCGGCAATGCCGCCATGCAATCCACCAAATCGGCTTCGACGATGTTCTTGCGGATTTCGCCTTCGCCGGATTGATTGCTGGACATGCTGCCGTTCGCGAGAACAAAACCGGCTATACCCGTAGGGGCCAAGTGGTGAATAAAATGTTGCATCCAAGCATAGTTCGCATTGGAGGCGGGCGGTTTTCCGAATTTCCAACGCATATCGTCGCGGAGCAGATCGCCGCGCCAATCGCTGCTGTTGAACGGCGGATTCGCCAGGATGTAATCGGCTTTCAAGTCGGGATGAAGATCGCGATGAAAACTATCGGCGTGTTCCTTGCCTAAGTTGCCGTCAATGCCCCGGATCGCCAAGTTCATCTTGGCTAGGCGCCGCGTTGTAGGATTCGATTCCTGCCCATAGATGCTGATATCGCCAATGCGTCCGCCGTGGGCTTCCACGAATTTTTCACTCTGGACGAACATTCCGCCCGATCCGCAACAAGGGTCATATACGCGCCCTTTGTACGGAGCCAGCATTTCAACCAACACCTGGACGACGCAACGGGGAGTATAAAACTGCCCGCCCTTCTTCCCTTCGGCGCTGGCGAATTGGGAGAGAAAATACTCATACACCCGCCCTAAAATGTCTTTGGAGCGATTGACCTTATCGCCCAAACCGATATTCGCTATGAGATCGATCAATTGCCCTAAGCGGATTTTATCAAGAGAAGGGCGCGCGAAATCCTTGGGCAAAACGCCTTTCAGCGTAGGATTATCCCGCTCGATGGCAGTCATCGCGTCGTCAACAATTTTTCCAATCTGGGATTGCTTGGCGTTGTCTTGAAGAAAAGCCCAACGCGCCTCTTTAGGAACCCAAAAAATATTCTCGGCGAGATATTCGTCCTGGTCTTCCGGGTCGGCTCCGTGGGCGCGTTCCGCCTCTAACTGGGCGTGTTTTTCCTCGAACGAATCGGAGATATATTTCAAAAAAATCAATCCTAAAACGACATGCTTATACTCGGCGGCGTCCATATTGTTGCGCAAAGCGTCCGCCATTTTCCAAAGTTCTTTTTCAAAGCCAAGATTGGCTCCATTGTTCTGCGCCATAAGGAACCTCATTTGAAACTTTTATTCTCAAGCGGTTGCTGGCAAGTAAAATCTTGAGGGCATCCTTCCCCAATGTTCCCAAAAACGATTCATTAGACAATATTATTTAACAAAAGTCCATTCCTCTGCTTATTATCGCACAGATAAAACAAGCCGCTTATCGTAGACGAGCTGACCAAATAGAAATAGAAGAAAATCGTCGTCTCTTCCGGCCTTGATCGTTCGAATCCGCCTCACCGGATCGCGCCGAATAATAAGCACCGAAAGGGGAACATGCCAGGGCTTGGGGAATAAGTGGGGGATGAGAGGGGTCTATTCGCCGCCGGATGAGTTCATTTCGCCCGTAAGTTTTTTCTGGTATTCCGCCACTGCTTTTTCCCATGTTGGAATCATCCACTTTTTTATTGAATAGCGCTAAGTGCTTGCCCAAGAGTTCAAGCGCCTTGAGTCTGTCGCTCGTTTTCTCGTCCGGCGTAAAGGCGATAGCCCCTATGGCCTGAATGACTCTGTCGGCGTCGATGCCCGTTCGCTTGGAACACGCCACTGCCGCCGCACCTATCGCTTTTTGAATGTCAAGTTTTGTTCGGCGATGCGTCCGGCGGTTCGCTTGGAGTAGCCCGCACGGATCGCCGCGCCGGTTTCGTTCAAGTCAACCTGGTATTCATCGACGAACCGTTTTTGCTTTGGAGTCAGCCTCGTCATTTTTGTCAAAACCTCAACTTATAGCCTACTCGCGCCCACGCCTACTCGTCCAGGATCGCCCACAATCCCGCCGGATAAGGCGTAGCGTGGGGAGTCGGCGATAATTATTTCCCGGCAATGGTTTCCATCGGCTGGCAAATAATTATTTCTCCGATGGCTACAGCGAGCAAGCGCGAATGGTTCCCGGCGCATAGGCGGCATTTAAATGAATCGCAACGGGCAATGATAGCGGCAAAATTGGCGAATATTTCTCATGGTGGTGATAGGCGTTCCGATCAAGGGGCAAATTTGCCCCTTGATCGTCCACAAGAGGAAGCGGCAAAACTTCTCAATGGGGGGGGTCTCATCGCCCGCGTCGGAATAGTTCAACCTAGGCCATGCTTGCCCTATTGGATGCCCGTTCCCGTCGATGGGTTCGCCGCCGCGCCCTATACTTTTTTCTTTTAAAGCAAACGGCCTGCTTTGGGAGACAAGGCTTATTGAATACTCGTTCCCAAAGGCAGCTACTCCGCTCTGAGTTGTTATCTCATCCATCCCGCTTTTTTTTCTTTCGCTCATGCTTTGAGTTCCCACCTGGCAGGGCGTATGCTCCCACGTCATCGAATTCGCTTTCATTTTAAGAGCCTTTGCCTTTTGCTTTTGAACGTTTTTCCGAGTTTTCATTTCCAGCGTTTCCGGCGGTTCAGCATCTCGGTTTTTTTCGAGATCGGAACAAGAAGGGTTGAAGGGAATTCTTTCCCTTATTTCTTATCAATAAAATTCTAGCTCACTTCAAGTTCATCCGTCTTAAATGGGTATCACAAAAACGGGAGTTAAAACGCCTTTTTGTGATACCTACGCCTTAACACCTACCGAATGCCTTTTCGTAACACCTACGCCTTAACACCTACTGAGCGCCTTTTTGTGATACCTACCAAACGCCTTTTGTGATACCTACCGAATTTTCAAGATGGATACGGCGTCCAGGGCTTTCGCGCCTTTTCCCGGCGTTCCTTTGCGAGTGAATACTGTTTCTGAATACATGCGTTTTCATTCGCCGTCAGTTTCTCGTCAACTGCGCAGATACTCCAATCCTTGAAACAGAGTTTGAATTTTGCGTCCGTGAACTCGAATAAATGGGAGCCACCCTTAAACATGAAATCGTTGTAAAGACGCTCTACCTTTTTCACCGCATCGCTTTGCGGGATATTGGTTAATTCGCATAAGTCCTTTTTGGTTATGAAAAAGCCGCCAGGTTCATCGCCGCGATACTTTTTCAAGGAAAACCAGAGTGCAAGGTATACCCAAACATCGGCATGAGTGAACCAGCCTTTTCGAATATAGGCTATGAGATGCTCGAAGGTGTACCGCTGTATCGGCGCAAAGAAAACGCCATCGCCTTTCACCGGCGGCGCCGCCCAGCCGCATTCTAGGTATTGCGTAGCCAAGTTACGCCCTTGCATACGAAAACCAGGCATCGTTTGTATCCATTCCATCGCCTGAAACTTTTTTCGCGCTTGACGAACCTTTGAAATGCTCATTTTCAGGACGATGGTAATTTCCAAGTCGGAACGATAAAACTCCCCCGATAAGTTGAACTCGGATATTATCCATAGGAGATAAATTTTCTCCATAGGCGTCGCCGCTTTGAACTTTGGATGCGCTATCAACGATGCGCTTAAAGGAAACCATCCATCGGCCATTTCATCATCTCCATTTCTTG is a window encoding:
- a CDS encoding DUF2283 domain-containing protein, producing the protein MRLTIDEKTDALYFRIDESKIIDSEEVSPGIILDFNEQNEVVGVEILHLSKRSSAVNLRSLQYEAV
- a CDS encoding DUF4258 domain-containing protein yields the protein MKYTLTKHAEKVLKEREIPLEYVERALNDPEWIEPDRDDPELEHRLRRMPEYGNRALRVVLNRNAEPANIVTVYYDRKMRGKL
- a CDS encoding restriction endonuclease subunit S; translation: MAIDVAKTKVPLQELCKKIVDCPHSTPTWTDSGVVVLRNQNIRNGRLDLSSSSFTDEEHYQQRIRRAKPLKGDLVITREAPMGEVCEIPDGLRCCLGQRMVLIRPDGNKCSGRYLLYALQSREVRHEILVNEGTGSTVSNLRIPILERLPIPVLSLPEQRAIAHILGTLDDKIEMNRRMNETLEAMARAIFKSWFVDFDPVRAKAEGRVSGLPPHIADLFPDSFEDSELGEIPKGWRVATFEDISVISSGKCPQNRHTLPTTDASIPLWGGNGLIAYVPKSLYNKPILLTGRVGTLGSVFRITSPCWPSDNTLVLLSRDKEVFEFLYLNLERVDFKSLNRGSTQPLLTQSDLKSQLFSFPGTKLLSRFHSIVNSLFEKVDALKSESHALAALRDTLLPKLLSGELRVKDAERFIH
- a CDS encoding Abi family protein translates to MIYIKPPLSFEKQADLLLSRGMQGDREIMIYRLQSVNYYRLSGYWYPYRNPDDSFKSGLTFDTVWNRYVFDRHLRILIMDAIERIEIAVRTQIAYHHAHRYGAFCYADDPNSMPQLDTQKYSLFLQRVKDEIDRSRETFVDHFYKKYGDSHTFLPIWMATEVMTFGSVLSFFRGMDCTIQKDISKFFGVPDAVFDSWLLTLNVIRNICAHHGRLWNRELGIKPKLPYLNKNPLWNFSKPVPNNRIFIVLTICQYCLNRIAPQSHWSNRMFSLLKDFPNIPLVSMGFPKNWEQCPIWRNMKEMDYLAGI
- a CDS encoding class I SAM-dependent DNA methyltransferase; protein product: MAQNNGANLGFEKELWKMADALRNNMDAAEYKHVVLGLIFLKYISDSFEEKHAQLEAERAHGADPEDQDEYLAENIFWVPKEARWAFLQDNAKQSQIGKIVDDAMTAIERDNPTLKGVLPKDFARPSLDKIRLGQLIDLIANIGLGDKVNRSKDILGRVYEYFLSQFASAEGKKGGQFYTPRCVVQVLVEMLAPYKGRVYDPCCGSGGMFVQSEKFVEAHGGRIGDISIYGQESNPTTRRLAKMNLAIRGIDGNLGKEHADSFHRDLHPDLKADYILANPPFNSSDWRGDLLRDDMRWKFGKPPASNANYAWMQHFIHHLAPTGIAGFVLANGSMSSNQSGEGEIRKNIVEADLVDCMAALPGQLFYSTQIPVCLWFIARNKKNGRFRDRRGNVLFIDARKLGILIDRVHRELSDEDIQKIANTYHAWRGDSGARGLAPYEDIPGFCKSVMLDEIRQHGYILTPGRYVGAEAVEDDGEPFEEKMTHLTATLKEQCAEAARLDKAIWKNLKELGYGL
- a CDS encoding terminase small subunit, translating into MTRLTPKQKRFVDEYQVDLNETGAAIRAGYSKRTAGRIAEQNLTFKKR